The following proteins come from a genomic window of Nitrosopumilaceae archaeon AB1(1):
- a CDS encoding NAD(P)/FAD-dependent oxidoreductase yields MGIGVAGSYLLSLLKKEHDVVGFERMDEVSHDSICAWGTSKNTMQELCSAVDIDFNKFIIHDGKNIYIDMTDKQRFDIKLKGICTYDKIGLIQQMAKGCKIHYSTIPKLKDLESDFDLIVDATGFHRNYLPKIKNDFYLPTFQYKVYYEHGVPLDDFYIRPFSGMSGYLWYFPLGDKWAHIGAGDYKKQHVVETKRFFEKYGGTIHKTVGRPIRLATPDRCTPFNHGKVVGVGESIGTVYPLLGEGIIPSMYCAKFFVNNLTDMNAYRKDVLNYFAIYSKVYDFITAKMCGKFNMLKQMPSLLAIFRYMKKNEDRFGMEIHLKDLWRVSQA; encoded by the coding sequence GTGGGTATTGGTGTAGCTGGCAGTTATCTCCTGTCATTATTAAAAAAAGAACATGATGTTGTAGGGTTTGAGAGAATGGATGAGGTCTCTCATGATTCCATATGTGCGTGGGGTACATCAAAGAATACAATGCAAGAACTGTGTTCTGCTGTGGATATTGATTTTAACAAGTTTATCATTCATGATGGAAAAAATATCTATATTGATATGACAGACAAACAACGTTTTGATATAAAATTGAAAGGAATATGTACATATGATAAAATCGGTCTTATTCAGCAGATGGCAAAAGGTTGTAAAATTCACTATTCCACTATTCCAAAATTAAAAGACTTGGAATCTGATTTTGATTTGATCGTAGATGCTACTGGATTTCATAGAAATTATCTTCCAAAAATTAAAAATGATTTTTATCTTCCTACATTTCAATACAAGGTATATTATGAACATGGTGTTCCATTGGATGATTTTTACATAAGACCATTTTCTGGGATGTCTGGATATTTGTGGTATTTTCCACTAGGTGATAAATGGGCACACATTGGAGCTGGTGATTATAAAAAACAACATGTTGTGGAGACTAAACGATTTTTTGAAAAATATGGTGGTACAATACACAAAACAGTTGGTAGACCAATTCGTCTTGCCACACCAGATAGGTGTACTCCCTTTAATCATGGCAAAGTAGTAGGAGTTGGTGAGTCTATAGGTACTGTATATCCACTACTCGGAGAGGGCATAATTCCTAGCATGTATTGTGCAAAATTTTTCGTAAATAATCTTACAGATATGAATGCGTATAGAAAAGATGTCTTGAATTACTTTGCCATATATAGCAAAGTGTACGATTTTATCACTGCCAAGATGTGTGGTAAATTTAACATGTTAAAACAGATGCCATCATTACTTGCAATATTTAGATACATGAAAAAAAATGAAGATAGATTTGGTATGGAGATTCATCTCAAGGATCTCTGGCGTGTATCTCAAGCATGA
- a CDS encoding class I SAM-dependent methyltransferase, whose product MYDIQDTSLLVTILQGNTIHTTPACKKYQSLVNLTPGKSLAKKYTDYSDVFEQIVKNRKYCVSRLALQYAKPNTQFVILAAGIDALSLYLASKRHDIVLFETDINLMKEKTKLLYKSSPKLSKLIHCITADIAKPKLFHKKLVQHGFDPTLPTVIVAEGISYYITKNIFWNTIKTLTHPKLENKLIFEHSIPVRYVHPSTRYLLRFGFGTITKNVDVQPFTYYSHHTINAEVKKIGGNVINHHTMKSIEKCRFGKNVKFTHNNDIGIEICSATI is encoded by the coding sequence ACTCCTGCATGTAAAAAATACCAATCCCTTGTCAACTTAACACCTGGTAAATCTCTGGCCAAAAAATACACTGATTATTCAGATGTATTTGAACAGATTGTAAAGAATCGCAAGTATTGTGTATCTAGACTGGCCCTCCAATACGCAAAACCCAATACCCAATTTGTTATTCTAGCTGCAGGCATAGATGCTCTTTCATTATACCTTGCATCTAAAAGACATGATATCGTCTTATTTGAGACTGACATTAATCTTATGAAGGAAAAAACCAAATTACTTTACAAATCTTCTCCTAAACTATCCAAATTAATTCATTGTATAACTGCAGATATTGCAAAACCAAAATTATTTCATAAAAAACTTGTACAACATGGTTTTGACCCAACACTTCCAACTGTGATTGTTGCAGAAGGAATATCATACTATATTACAAAAAATATATTCTGGAATACCATAAAAACACTCACACATCCTAAACTGGAAAATAAACTAATCTTCGAGCACTCCATACCTGTACGATACGTTCATCCCTCAACTAGATATCTGCTAAGATTTGGATTCGGTACAATTACTAAAAATGTAGACGTTCAACCGTTCACATATTATTCTCATCATACGATTAATGCTGAGGTTAAAAAAATTGGAGGTAATGTCATTAATCATCATACTATGAAGAGCATTGAAAAGTGTAGATTTGGAAAAAATGTGAAATTCACGCACAATAATGATATTGGTATTGAAATTTGTAGTGCAACTATCTGA
- a CDS encoding YkgJ family cysteine cluster protein encodes MKYKNTADFIKKETLMATWKEQSPSGQDITITGINLKRKENETLQEDGTHISCRFLDEKGGCGIHPNRPMVCYMYPFFSWTENESGTARVHASFQFTGDCPGFYTSHEISPMDEILKEYSKIIYDYNTKYEQTLRDGFASIN; translated from the coding sequence TTGAAATATAAAAATACAGCAGATTTTATTAAAAAAGAGACACTCATGGCAACATGGAAAGAGCAGTCACCATCCGGTCAAGATATTACAATCACAGGAATAAATCTAAAGCGCAAAGAAAACGAAACATTACAGGAAGATGGAACTCACATATCATGTAGATTTTTAGATGAAAAAGGAGGATGCGGTATCCACCCTAATCGTCCAATGGTTTGTTATATGTATCCATTTTTCTCTTGGACAGAGAATGAATCTGGAACCGCACGTGTTCACGCATCATTTCAATTTACAGGAGACTGTCCAGGTTTTTACACATCACATGAAATATCCCCAATGGATGAAATTCTGAAAGAGTATTCTAAAATCATTTATGATTATAACACAAAGTATGAACAGACATTAAGAGATGGATTTGCAAGTATAAACTAG
- the alaS gene encoding alanine--tRNA ligase, translated as MNKSEILAKFSSDPDRYYSVKLFAEQGFERRACVTCGRYFWTCDANISKCPDDISDPYSFIGDPPSTKRLDYLDAWKEIESFFVKNNHTSVNRYPVVCRWRDNLYFTIASIVNFQRIMGGKVSFEFPANPLIIPQPCLRFKDLENVGVTGRHFSSFCMIGQCSISNSSGYWKDECINLDYNLLSTHLGIPKEKIVFVEDVWEGGGSFGSSLEYFVGGLELGNAVFTEFQGTLDNPILLENRIIDMGAGLERFAWLTSGTPTAYDCCFGPVLEIMMQNLGIDPNPDILKRYYTEVATRLDKDIQLAKSDSISAAGLDNKQFNDFISPMESIYLIANHIRTLIFAIADGALPSNVGGGYNLRMMLRRIVTTIHKISLTTTLDDMIDSQIDYLGQIYPELKTRRDDIKKIISIETSRYADSKSRIEKTAQTLRGKTLGIDDMIRLYESDGITPEYLMEMKVLDAIPSTFYTKLSGLHQSNKPKTFSSISIRTTQNTQLLFYGDDPMTFDATVLETVDDFIILDKTSFYARGGGQEPDKGTISELKVVDVVKSGGIILHKVNGDLPKVGSVVNCIVDEQNRLDTSRHHTSTHILNSACRNVLGSWVWQHSAFKVGRYARLDITHHSALNHDEMYKIEHVVNETIQKNLPVLVSEYERGGAEQKYGFGIYQGGVVPVSKVRIVEIENFDVEACGGTHVNNTGEIGLMKITKTERIQDGVVRIEFVAGRHAISYIQKQDHDIITMAQHLDSHKTKILDSFRKSLTRLESTKKNIKIITQNTNQSMAKQIISESKRFDNVGLHITTNSELDSDYFISLGQEVIKQDPTMIYCVFLVGDTVQIIIYSGNDTSFSANDLMKKISTILNGSGGGNDQFAQGGGRDSSKINNAITSLEEILSK; from the coding sequence ATGAATAAAAGTGAAATTCTTGCAAAGTTCTCATCGGATCCTGATCGATATTATTCAGTAAAATTATTTGCCGAACAAGGATTTGAGAGACGTGCATGTGTCACTTGTGGTCGTTACTTTTGGACGTGTGATGCCAATATATCCAAATGTCCTGATGATATCTCTGATCCCTATTCCTTCATCGGTGATCCTCCATCTACCAAGCGTTTAGATTATCTTGATGCATGGAAAGAGATCGAATCATTCTTTGTAAAAAATAATCATACATCTGTGAATAGATATCCTGTAGTGTGCAGATGGCGTGATAATCTATACTTTACTATTGCATCGATTGTAAATTTCCAACGAATTATGGGAGGCAAGGTATCATTTGAATTTCCTGCAAACCCATTAATTATCCCTCAACCATGTTTGAGATTCAAAGATTTAGAGAATGTTGGTGTGACTGGAAGGCACTTTTCTAGCTTTTGTATGATTGGTCAGTGCAGTATATCGAATTCTTCTGGATATTGGAAAGATGAGTGCATCAATCTTGATTATAATTTATTGTCTACTCATCTCGGAATTCCTAAAGAAAAAATTGTTTTTGTTGAAGATGTTTGGGAAGGTGGTGGCTCTTTTGGTTCATCATTGGAATATTTTGTTGGAGGATTGGAACTAGGTAACGCTGTATTTACAGAATTCCAAGGAACACTTGATAATCCTATACTGTTAGAGAATAGAATAATAGACATGGGTGCAGGTCTTGAGCGCTTTGCATGGCTTACATCTGGTACCCCTACTGCTTATGATTGCTGCTTTGGTCCTGTACTTGAAATAATGATGCAGAATTTGGGTATTGATCCCAACCCTGACATTCTAAAACGATATTATACAGAGGTTGCAACACGATTAGACAAAGACATTCAACTTGCAAAAAGTGACTCTATATCAGCTGCAGGACTTGACAACAAACAATTCAATGATTTCATATCTCCAATGGAATCTATTTATTTAATTGCAAATCATATTCGTACACTCATATTTGCAATTGCAGATGGGGCGTTGCCAAGTAATGTGGGTGGTGGATATAATCTTCGTATGATGTTACGTAGAATAGTCACTACTATTCACAAAATTTCACTTACCACAACTTTGGATGATATGATAGACTCTCAAATTGATTATCTAGGACAGATTTACCCTGAATTGAAAACCAGACGTGATGATATTAAAAAAATCATATCCATTGAGACTAGTAGATATGCTGATTCTAAATCTAGAATCGAGAAGACTGCCCAGACACTACGAGGCAAGACACTAGGCATTGATGACATGATTCGTCTCTATGAATCAGATGGTATTACACCTGAATATTTGATGGAGATGAAAGTACTCGATGCTATACCATCAACATTTTATACCAAACTCTCTGGCCTACATCAATCCAACAAACCTAAAACTTTTTCTAGTATTTCAATACGTACCACACAAAATACTCAATTATTATTTTATGGTGATGATCCGATGACATTTGATGCTACTGTACTTGAAACAGTAGATGATTTTATCATCTTAGATAAAACCTCATTTTATGCTCGAGGTGGTGGACAGGAACCGGATAAAGGAACAATCTCTGAATTAAAAGTTGTAGATGTAGTAAAGAGTGGTGGCATCATACTCCATAAAGTAAATGGGGATTTGCCCAAAGTGGGAAGTGTGGTAAATTGTATTGTAGATGAACAGAATCGTCTTGATACGTCTAGACATCATACCAGTACTCACATTTTGAATTCTGCATGCAGAAATGTTTTAGGCTCTTGGGTGTGGCAACACTCTGCATTCAAAGTTGGAAGGTATGCTCGACTAGACATTACTCATCACTCTGCGTTAAATCATGATGAAATGTATAAAATTGAACATGTGGTAAACGAAACTATTCAGAAAAATCTTCCAGTACTTGTCTCAGAGTATGAACGTGGAGGCGCAGAGCAAAAATATGGTTTTGGAATTTATCAGGGAGGAGTTGTTCCAGTCAGTAAGGTGCGTATCGTAGAGATTGAAAATTTTGACGTTGAGGCATGTGGGGGAACACACGTGAATAATACTGGAGAGATTGGTCTTATGAAGATTACAAAGACTGAACGTATCCAAGATGGTGTAGTTCGAATTGAATTTGTGGCAGGAAGACACGCAATTTCTTATATACAAAAACAGGATCATGATATAATTACAATGGCACAACATCTAGACTCACACAAGACCAAAATTCTAGATTCTTTTAGAAAATCTCTAACAAGATTAGAATCTACAAAAAAGAATATAAAAATAATCACACAAAACACAAATCAAAGTATGGCAAAACAGATAATTTCTGAATCTAAGAGATTTGATAATGTTGGTCTGCACATCACAACAAACTCTGAACTTGATTCTGATTATTTCATATCTTTAGGTCAAGAAGTCATTAAACAAGATCCAACTATGATTTATTGTGTATTTCTAGTTGGTGATACTGTTCAGATTATAATCTATTCTGGTAATGATACATCATTTAGTGCTAATGATTTAATGAAAAAAATCTCTACTATACTAAATGGCTCCGGCGGTGGCAATGATCAATTTGCTCAAGGTGGAGGTCGCGACTCTTCTAAAATTAATAACGCTATAACATCACTGGAGGAAATACTCTCAAAGTGA
- the leuS gene encoding leucine--tRNA ligase: MTVNWTLIENKWREIWCENSVDESTPDSREKKFITVAYPYPNSPQHIGHGRTYTIADISARFYRMRGYNVLFPMGFHYTGTPILGMASRIEDNDEKLIEALDTLYGVPKDVIKTFVDPVKIADYFHAEIKQGMIEMGYSIDWRREFTTIDPAYKKFISWQIESLRDQGYIEQGSHPVGWCPRDENPVSQHDTLGDVEPSFTEYLLADLRLDDNTMIPAATLRPETIYGVTNLWVNPDINYKIVMVDDSKWIVSKECAHKLSFLDHTVEIIGDISGKDLIGKSIRVSAINKTVPILPASFVNSTTGTGIVMSVPAHAPYDLQALLDLQGDKNSDVSELARNITPIRIIKTGEGENMVEQVLEKFNISSQADPAMESATKQVYNTEFNDGVMLGNTDTLVGMSVKQARDESYNLQNCGKFLEMTNAPVQCRCGTECVVKVLNNQWFLNYGDKDWKKIGKECFDSLDIKPKEMRQEFDHVLDWIQQRACARQHGLGTVLPWDKDWIVESLTDSVIYMSYYLIVRFVNSGDIDPERLNNAFFDYTLLGKGDPNTISSSIGVDVEKLHEIRSEFEYFYPVDARHSGRDLVPNHLLFFVLNHIAIFPKKYWPRSIVINGSVLMNGKKMSKSMGNIIPLRGAITKYGADPIRLAIIGSAELLQDADFDSESIQSIQNRLGSILEHCGTVDEKTHTLQQEDRWILARLHTLIVQVTDEIENMRLREALHNILFNFEKDLIWYKKRVALKKRTDTSGIFYDILSNRVQLLAPFAPFVAEEMWQKLKNTASVFTSSWPTSERFDSRDSYAEDLLRDIVADIEKILRVTKIKPKQIILYTASPLKYNVYKEVLSMTLKHILPKDIMKTLFNDLKFVDIKKDPDFVKKTTSEIFSKSPEQVYLENTINVDEKKMLQTQLESFEDEYNAKILVYCESDKGIHDPNDKARFARPHKPAIFVE, translated from the coding sequence ATGACAGTAAATTGGACTCTGATTGAAAACAAGTGGAGAGAGATATGGTGTGAAAACTCTGTTGATGAATCTACCCCTGACTCACGAGAGAAGAAATTCATCACCGTGGCATATCCGTATCCAAACTCTCCTCAGCATATCGGTCATGGCCGAACGTATACTATTGCAGATATCAGTGCACGATTTTATAGAATGCGTGGCTACAATGTGCTATTTCCGATGGGTTTTCACTATACCGGTACCCCGATACTTGGCATGGCCAGTAGAATTGAGGACAACGATGAAAAGTTGATAGAGGCGTTAGATACGTTATACGGTGTTCCAAAAGATGTCATAAAGACATTTGTAGATCCGGTAAAAATTGCAGATTACTTTCATGCAGAGATTAAGCAGGGTATGATTGAGATGGGGTATTCCATTGATTGGAGACGTGAATTTACTACCATTGATCCTGCATACAAAAAATTCATTTCTTGGCAGATTGAATCACTACGTGATCAAGGATACATAGAACAAGGATCACATCCTGTGGGTTGGTGTCCTAGAGATGAAAATCCTGTATCTCAACATGATACTTTGGGTGATGTGGAGCCTAGCTTTACTGAATATCTCCTTGCAGATTTGAGACTAGATGATAATACCATGATTCCTGCAGCTACACTCAGACCTGAAACGATTTATGGCGTAACAAATTTGTGGGTAAATCCAGACATTAATTATAAAATTGTAATGGTGGATGACTCTAAATGGATAGTGAGCAAAGAATGTGCACACAAGTTGTCATTTTTGGATCATACCGTTGAGATCATAGGTGACATATCAGGCAAAGATCTCATAGGAAAATCTATTCGTGTTTCCGCAATAAATAAAACGGTTCCAATACTACCTGCATCCTTTGTTAATAGCACTACTGGAACCGGTATTGTAATGTCTGTACCTGCACACGCCCCTTATGATTTACAGGCATTGTTGGATCTGCAAGGGGACAAAAACTCTGATGTATCTGAATTGGCACGTAACATAACTCCAATTAGAATAATCAAGACTGGTGAGGGTGAAAACATGGTAGAACAGGTTTTAGAAAAATTCAACATCTCTTCGCAAGCAGATCCTGCAATGGAATCTGCCACAAAGCAGGTATACAATACCGAATTCAATGACGGAGTGATGCTAGGTAATACTGACACACTTGTTGGTATGTCTGTCAAACAGGCTAGAGACGAATCATATAATCTGCAAAATTGTGGGAAATTTCTAGAGATGACAAATGCTCCAGTACAATGCAGATGTGGCACTGAATGTGTTGTAAAGGTATTGAACAATCAGTGGTTTTTGAATTATGGTGATAAAGATTGGAAAAAAATTGGCAAAGAATGCTTTGATAGTTTGGATATTAAACCCAAAGAAATGCGACAAGAGTTTGATCATGTTTTGGATTGGATTCAACAACGAGCATGTGCACGTCAACACGGTTTGGGAACCGTACTGCCTTGGGATAAAGACTGGATTGTAGAGAGTCTAACAGATTCTGTAATTTACATGTCGTATTATCTTATTGTAAGATTTGTAAACTCGGGAGATATCGACCCTGAAAGATTGAATAATGCTTTTTTTGATTATACACTACTTGGTAAAGGAGATCCAAACACTATATCTTCATCTATTGGTGTTGATGTTGAAAAACTACATGAAATACGTTCTGAATTTGAATACTTTTATCCTGTGGATGCTCGACACTCTGGCAGAGATCTAGTACCGAATCATCTCTTGTTTTTTGTTCTGAATCATATTGCAATATTTCCAAAAAAATACTGGCCACGTAGTATTGTGATTAATGGCTCAGTATTGATGAATGGGAAAAAAATGTCCAAATCCATGGGGAATATCATACCATTACGTGGTGCGATCACAAAATATGGTGCAGATCCTATTCGACTTGCAATTATTGGCTCCGCTGAACTATTACAAGATGCTGATTTTGATTCAGAGTCTATCCAATCAATTCAGAATAGACTGGGCTCTATTTTGGAGCATTGTGGTACTGTCGATGAAAAGACTCACACCTTACAACAAGAGGATAGGTGGATATTAGCACGTCTACACACTTTGATTGTACAGGTCACCGATGAGATTGAAAACATGCGTCTTAGAGAAGCGTTACATAATATTTTATTTAATTTTGAAAAAGATTTGATTTGGTACAAGAAACGTGTTGCACTGAAAAAACGGACAGACACATCTGGTATATTTTATGATATTTTATCTAACCGTGTACAGTTGTTAGCTCCATTTGCTCCATTTGTAGCAGAAGAGATGTGGCAAAAATTAAAAAACACTGCTAGTGTATTTACTAGTAGCTGGCCAACCTCTGAACGTTTTGATTCAAGGGATTCATATGCTGAAGATTTGTTGCGAGATATAGTGGCAGACATTGAAAAGATTCTTCGTGTAACAAAGATAAAACCCAAGCAAATAATACTCTACACTGCAAGCCCATTGAAATACAATGTCTATAAAGAGGTATTATCTATGACATTAAAACACATCTTGCCTAAAGATATAATGAAGACTCTGTTTAATGATTTAAAATTTGTGGATATTAAAAAAGATCCGGATTTTGTAAAAAAGACAACCAGTGAAATTTTCTCAAAATCCCCTGAACAGGTATATCTTGAAAATACCATTAATGTGGATGAGAAAAAGATGTTGCAGACACAACTAGAATCTTTTGAAGATGAATATAATGCCAAAATTCTAGTGTATTGTGAATCTGACAAAGGCATTCATGATCCAAATGACAAGGCACGATTTGCACGTCCACATAAACCTGCAATATTTGTAGAATGA